From a region of the Myxococcus stipitatus genome:
- a CDS encoding serine/threonine-protein kinase: MSQTPPVARPQQRVFGQYEILSVLGKGGMAEVYRARVLSGPREGWTVALKRLLPALTADAESVTLFAREAQLSKQLHHPNIVTVLDAGELEGIYFIVMDLVDGRDLGQILRRCKVRGIPLPLDFAVYLGKVLLEALAYAHTATGASGEPLGIVHCDVSPSNLFISRVGEIKLGDFGVSRVLVDGKLQEGEVLGKPYYLSPESLRGEVTPEADLWAATVVLYELLTLERPFTGATPEEVFQAIRSGSYRPLRELRPEVPEALEDVVRRAFSARIEDRFPSAESFAHALAPHYDERVGTPLAIAAVVRGLFGASDDAPSTPQGGAPPSPSRAS; encoded by the coding sequence GTGAGTCAGACGCCCCCGGTCGCCAGGCCCCAGCAGCGGGTCTTCGGGCAGTACGAGATCCTCTCCGTGCTCGGCAAGGGGGGCATGGCGGAGGTGTACCGTGCCCGGGTGTTGTCGGGGCCTCGGGAGGGCTGGACGGTGGCGCTCAAGCGGCTGCTGCCCGCGCTCACCGCGGACGCGGAGTCGGTGACGCTCTTCGCGCGCGAGGCGCAGCTGTCCAAGCAGCTGCACCACCCCAACATCGTGACGGTGTTGGATGCCGGCGAGCTGGAGGGCATCTACTTCATCGTCATGGACCTGGTGGACGGGCGCGACCTGGGGCAGATCCTCCGTCGCTGCAAGGTCCGGGGCATCCCCCTCCCGCTCGACTTCGCGGTGTACCTGGGCAAGGTGCTGTTGGAGGCGCTGGCGTACGCGCACACGGCCACGGGCGCCTCGGGCGAGCCGCTGGGCATCGTCCACTGCGACGTGTCGCCCTCCAACCTCTTCATCTCCCGCGTGGGGGAGATCAAGCTGGGGGACTTCGGCGTCTCGCGCGTGCTGGTCGACGGCAAGCTCCAGGAGGGCGAGGTGCTGGGCAAGCCGTACTACCTCTCGCCCGAGTCGCTGCGCGGGGAGGTGACTCCGGAGGCGGACCTGTGGGCCGCGACGGTGGTGCTCTACGAGCTGCTGACGCTGGAGCGGCCCTTCACGGGCGCCACGCCGGAGGAGGTGTTCCAGGCCATCCGCTCGGGCAGCTACCGCCCGCTGCGCGAGCTGCGGCCGGAGGTCCCGGAGGCCCTGGAGGACGTGGTGCGCCGCGCCTTCTCCGCGCGCATCGAGGACCGCTTCCCCTCCGCGGAGTCCTTCGCCCACGCGCTGGCGCCGCACTACGACGAGCGGGTGGGGACGCCGCTGGCCATCGCCGCGGTGGTGCGGGGTTTGTTCGGCGCGAGCGACGACGCGCCGTCGACGCCGCAGGGCGGAGCGCCGCCGAGCCCGTCGCGCGCCAGCTAG
- a CDS encoding right-handed parallel beta-helix repeat-containing protein: MRNEKKKQGHRRGRLAALLWGLALACGPGVEQAPEESRHLQAYATRLQDDGEQTGDDEPAPPEVAPDENARRFQTTCPTSQTPPVGVTRFVANTGPRDPSKPLGSSDNPYPTISQAVRATYPGDVIQVRPGTYAEQIAITPAKGARPGTANAPIILRGDATSLPRIVPTATNVGSLVMVSQPYWIVQSIEVDVQLRPSFAVLFQDATHCSQILDSDLHGGRAGGGVIVSHAETVLIQGNEIYDFSKTGTDSHGVAVKGTSQAIYVLGNDIHDTSGDAVQCQPDVTRPDGLYIEGNQLHDCGENGVDIKACDNISVNTNTIFSFPNLAKFPWQANTSAAEAVLVHEDATNLQITGNYIAKAGRGISIGGLSPVDNPVNLTLTNNLITDIYNYANRGNGQGIRVVRANKVRVLNNTIEATVSEGLRLAADEPQIVTGLSVFDNTLRNMTYFVKLGRAQYRPGLQMDRNRYVGPDGKFSCFGILAEGDFTVWRSRLAPYGLEQASVKLAASNEEEDDDDGGEDPADLPALLGQ, from the coding sequence ATGCGCAACGAGAAGAAGAAGCAGGGGCATCGGCGTGGACGACTCGCGGCCCTGTTGTGGGGGCTCGCGCTCGCATGCGGCCCCGGCGTGGAGCAGGCACCCGAGGAGTCGCGTCATCTCCAGGCGTACGCGACCCGGCTCCAGGACGATGGCGAGCAGACCGGTGACGACGAGCCCGCGCCTCCCGAGGTGGCCCCGGACGAGAATGCCCGCCGCTTCCAGACGACCTGCCCCACCAGCCAGACGCCGCCCGTCGGCGTGACACGCTTCGTCGCGAACACGGGCCCCAGGGATCCCTCCAAGCCCCTGGGCTCCAGCGACAACCCCTACCCCACCATCTCCCAGGCGGTGAGGGCCACGTACCCCGGCGACGTCATCCAGGTACGTCCGGGCACCTACGCCGAACAGATCGCCATCACCCCCGCCAAGGGCGCCCGCCCTGGCACCGCGAACGCGCCCATCATCCTGCGCGGTGATGCCACCAGCCTGCCCCGCATCGTCCCCACCGCCACGAACGTCGGCAGCCTGGTGATGGTGAGCCAGCCCTATTGGATCGTCCAATCCATCGAGGTAGACGTCCAGCTGCGGCCCTCGTTCGCGGTGCTCTTCCAGGACGCCACGCACTGCTCGCAGATCCTCGACTCGGACCTGCACGGCGGCCGGGCCGGCGGCGGCGTCATCGTCAGCCACGCGGAGACGGTGCTCATCCAGGGCAATGAAATCTACGACTTCTCCAAGACGGGGACGGACTCGCACGGCGTCGCGGTGAAGGGGACCTCGCAGGCCATCTACGTGCTGGGCAACGACATCCACGACACGTCGGGGGACGCCGTGCAGTGCCAGCCCGACGTCACGCGGCCCGACGGCCTCTACATCGAGGGAAACCAGCTGCACGACTGCGGGGAGAACGGCGTCGACATCAAGGCGTGCGACAACATCAGCGTCAACACCAACACCATCTTCAGCTTCCCCAACCTGGCGAAGTTCCCATGGCAGGCGAACACGTCGGCCGCGGAGGCGGTGCTCGTGCACGAGGACGCGACCAACCTCCAGATCACCGGCAACTACATCGCCAAGGCGGGCCGGGGCATCTCCATCGGCGGGCTGTCTCCGGTGGACAACCCGGTGAACCTGACGTTGACCAACAACCTCATCACGGACATCTACAACTACGCGAACCGGGGCAACGGCCAGGGCATCCGCGTCGTGAGGGCCAACAAGGTGCGCGTGCTGAACAACACCATCGAGGCCACCGTGAGCGAGGGCCTGCGCCTGGCCGCGGACGAGCCGCAGATCGTCACGGGCCTGTCGGTGTTCGACAACACGCTGCGCAACATGACCTACTTCGTGAAACTCGGCCGCGCGCAGTACCGTCCCGGGTTGCAGATGGACCGCAACCGCTACGTGGGGCCCGACGGCAAGTTCAGCTGCTTCGGCATCCTCGCGGAGGGAGACTTCACGGTGTGGCGCAGCCGGCTGGCGCCCTATGGACTGGAGCAGGCGTCCGTGAAGCTCGCCGCCTCCAACGAAGAAGAAGACGACGACGATGGAGGCGAGGACCCGGCGGACCTACCAGCCCTGCTCGGGCAGTGA
- a CDS encoding cysteine desulfurase family protein, producing MIYWDHNAAAPVRPEVGQLLARAFVQGGHGNASSVHQAGREARARLDQARARVARVLGCEPKEVTFTASGSEADALALVGAWHARARGERRRLVTSTVEHPALLGAAAQLEAQGADVVRVPPGADGRVRVEDVLAALTPEAALCSLMWANNETGVVQPAREVARACRERGVLFHTDAVQAAGKLPLSLREVDADLLSLSAHKFGGPAGVGVLVVRKDVDVRALTPGHQEGGRRGGTQNVPYAEALALALELAAGEQEATAARVGALRDAFEREVLASLPGVAVNGGGAPRVPNTSNLRFDGAEGEALLMALDLEGICVSTGAACASGTLSPSHVLRAMGLSAPEARASLRFSLGPSTSEADVARVVEALRRHVPTVRALAG from the coding sequence GTGATCTACTGGGACCACAACGCGGCCGCCCCGGTGCGTCCGGAGGTGGGGCAGCTGCTCGCGCGGGCGTTCGTCCAGGGTGGCCACGGCAACGCCTCCAGCGTCCACCAGGCGGGGCGCGAGGCGCGCGCGCGACTGGACCAGGCCCGGGCCCGCGTGGCGCGGGTGCTGGGCTGTGAACCCAAGGAGGTCACCTTCACCGCGTCCGGCAGCGAGGCGGACGCCCTGGCCCTCGTCGGCGCCTGGCACGCGCGCGCGCGAGGCGAGCGACGGCGGCTGGTGACGTCGACGGTGGAGCACCCCGCCCTGCTCGGCGCGGCGGCGCAGCTGGAGGCCCAGGGCGCGGACGTGGTGCGCGTGCCGCCGGGCGCTGACGGCCGCGTGCGGGTGGAGGACGTGCTCGCCGCGCTGACGCCCGAGGCGGCGCTGTGCTCGCTCATGTGGGCCAACAACGAGACGGGCGTGGTGCAGCCCGCGCGCGAGGTGGCGCGCGCGTGCAGGGAGCGCGGCGTGCTGTTCCACACGGACGCGGTGCAGGCGGCGGGCAAGCTGCCCCTGTCGCTGCGCGAGGTGGACGCGGACCTGCTCTCGCTGTCGGCGCACAAGTTCGGCGGCCCCGCGGGCGTCGGCGTGCTGGTGGTGCGCAAGGACGTGGACGTGCGCGCGTTGACGCCGGGGCACCAGGAGGGTGGGCGCCGGGGCGGGACGCAGAACGTCCCCTACGCGGAGGCGCTCGCGCTGGCCCTGGAGCTGGCGGCGGGTGAGCAGGAGGCGACGGCCGCGCGCGTGGGCGCGCTGCGGGATGCCTTCGAGCGCGAGGTCCTCGCCTCGCTCCCCGGCGTGGCGGTGAACGGCGGGGGCGCGCCGCGCGTGCCCAACACGAGCAACCTGCGCTTCGACGGCGCCGAGGGCGAGGCGCTGTTGATGGCGCTCGACCTTGAAGGCATCTGCGTGTCGACCGGGGCCGCGTGCGCGTCCGGGACGCTGTCGCCGTCCCATGTGCTGCGGGCCATGGGGCTGTCCGCGCCCGAGGCGCGCGCCAGCCTGCGCTTCAGCCTGGGCCCCTCGACGTCCGAGGCGGACGTGGCCCGCGTCGTCGAGGCCCTGCGGCGCCACGTCCCCACCGTCCGGGCCCTCGCGGGCTGA
- a CDS encoding DHH family phosphoesterase has product MPVTQSFNSRRGPGNAPGELTEPPPPRLALLPARDKLERLLRVAKGHRKALILTHDNPDPDSLAAAVALAHLLERRADVEAHVGYGGIIGRAENIAFVKVLRLPVSHVSQIDFDEYDLFGLVDTQPKVGNHSLPARLEAHIVVDHHPLREESLASPFADVGGDFGATSTMLVEYLRAARVEPSVEVATGLFYGIKADTRDLGRETTQTDIDSYLWLFPRIDKSMLAQIEHPELPARYFQLYHTAYERAKVYGVAIVTDLEEVYSPDMVAEVAERLMFLEGTKWSLAFGTYRNQLYFSLRVKDRRMNAGRLIREIFEDYGGSSGGHGSMAGARLPLSGKAAQRKALKRELVGRFLEAFGVADERPVSLLSAQDT; this is encoded by the coding sequence ATGCCCGTGACACAGTCCTTCAACAGCCGCCGTGGCCCGGGCAACGCCCCTGGCGAGCTGACGGAGCCCCCGCCACCACGCCTGGCCCTGCTGCCGGCCCGTGACAAGCTGGAGCGGCTCTTGCGTGTGGCCAAGGGCCACCGGAAGGCCCTCATCCTCACCCACGACAACCCGGACCCGGACTCCCTGGCGGCCGCCGTCGCGCTCGCCCACCTGCTGGAGCGCCGGGCGGACGTGGAGGCCCACGTCGGGTACGGCGGCATCATCGGCCGGGCGGAGAACATCGCCTTCGTGAAGGTGCTGCGCCTGCCCGTCTCGCACGTGTCGCAGATCGACTTCGACGAGTACGACCTCTTCGGCCTGGTGGACACCCAGCCCAAGGTGGGCAACCACTCGCTGCCCGCTCGGCTGGAGGCCCACATCGTCGTGGACCACCACCCGCTGCGCGAGGAGAGCCTGGCCTCGCCGTTCGCGGACGTGGGCGGCGACTTCGGCGCCACGTCCACCATGTTGGTGGAGTACCTGCGCGCCGCGCGCGTGGAGCCCTCCGTGGAGGTGGCCACCGGCCTGTTCTACGGCATCAAGGCGGACACCCGCGACCTGGGCCGCGAGACGACGCAGACGGACATCGACAGCTACCTGTGGCTGTTCCCGCGCATCGACAAGTCGATGCTCGCGCAGATCGAACACCCGGAGCTGCCGGCGCGCTACTTCCAGCTGTACCACACGGCCTACGAGCGGGCGAAGGTGTACGGGGTCGCCATCGTCACCGACCTGGAAGAGGTGTACTCGCCGGACATGGTCGCGGAGGTCGCCGAGCGGCTCATGTTCCTGGAAGGCACCAAGTGGTCGCTGGCCTTCGGCACGTACCGCAACCAGCTCTACTTCAGCCTGCGCGTGAAGGACCGGCGGATGAACGCCGGCCGCCTCATCCGGGAGATCTTCGAGGACTACGGCGGCTCGTCGGGTGGCCACGGCAGCATGGCGGGCGCGCGGCTGCCGCTGTCGGGCAAGGCGGCGCAGCGCAAGGCGCTCAAGCGCGAGCTGGTGGGGCGCTTCCTCGAGGCCTTCGGCGTCGCGGACGAGCGGCCCGTGTCGCTGCTGTCGGCGCAGGACACGTGA
- a CDS encoding Fic family protein encodes MKERYQDIDEKNEALREYLEIYKDKQPAREFLERFEMSWIYHDAALEGVVYTHQELMAALYPGRTSAEASMIPVVLEVRNHKAVCDFIREEANGAKKQAQITLTTIKRMHDLFLGNTPEALAERARMERRERTEKELAKERERSGLRKDMPLHRTYFHDIHQPAKIQPALEKLVDYTASAEFREFHPIKQAATVQHSFLQIFPFTEHSGKVGRMCSNLILLRNGYMPAVIHSIDRQRYYESFRGPTAQFRTVLMDAMENSLDNGVKYFRDLGRKYKAINN; translated from the coding sequence GTGAAGGAACGCTACCAGGACATCGACGAGAAGAACGAGGCGCTGCGCGAGTACCTCGAGATCTACAAGGACAAGCAGCCGGCGCGTGAGTTCCTCGAGCGGTTCGAGATGTCGTGGATCTACCACGACGCCGCGTTGGAGGGCGTGGTCTACACCCACCAGGAGCTGATGGCCGCGCTGTACCCGGGGCGCACCAGCGCCGAGGCTTCCATGATCCCGGTGGTGCTGGAGGTCCGCAACCACAAGGCGGTCTGCGACTTCATCCGCGAGGAGGCCAACGGCGCCAAGAAGCAGGCGCAGATCACCCTGACGACCATCAAGCGGATGCACGACCTGTTCCTCGGCAACACCCCCGAGGCGCTGGCCGAGCGCGCGCGCATGGAGCGGCGGGAGCGCACGGAGAAGGAGCTGGCCAAGGAGCGGGAGCGCTCGGGGCTGCGCAAGGACATGCCGCTGCACCGCACGTACTTCCACGACATCCACCAGCCCGCGAAGATCCAGCCGGCGCTGGAGAAGCTGGTGGACTACACGGCCAGCGCGGAGTTCCGCGAGTTCCATCCCATCAAGCAGGCCGCCACCGTCCAGCACAGCTTCCTGCAGATCTTCCCCTTCACCGAGCACAGCGGGAAGGTGGGGCGCATGTGCAGCAACCTCATCCTGCTGCGCAACGGCTACATGCCCGCCGTCATCCACTCCATCGACCGGCAGCGCTACTACGAGTCCTTCCGGGGCCCGACGGCGCAGTTCCGCACGGTGCTGATGGACGCCATGGAGAACTCGCTCGACAACGGCGTGAAGTACTTCAGGGACCTGGGGCGCAAGTACAAGGCCATCAACAACTAG
- a CDS encoding AAA family ATPase gives MAPAGYAYEDNPFKLENPSILDIAPAEPKSVEETGLKMGLLADIALKYLYYAGTGTGMGIADEMRLPWPGVIERVVDFLTTEKLVDLRGGKGFGRASVEFILTEKGREYARDALTRTTYVGPAPVPIEQYNALISSQTEETPVVSQEELVMALSHLTVPAELMDKLGPAVNSGRSLFLYGPPGNGKTSLAEAVSHMFGGEVYVPHCLEIGNQIIQVHDHLIHTPVPLEMGRDANGRRQTFEMDNRWMLCRRPAVVVGGELTLETLDLIYSESTRFYEAPFQVKANGGMLLIDDFGRQKVHPTDLLNRWIVPLEKRVDFLTLHTGKKFEIPFDQLLVFSTNLDPKELVDEAFLRRIKYKIEVGNPDEESYREIFRRVCEAAGIPYVDQAVTYLVEHYYKPRTMQLRACHPRDLVGLIKDAARYRQIPPALSKDLLDQACEVFLVNL, from the coding sequence ATGGCTCCCGCCGGTTACGCGTACGAAGACAACCCGTTCAAGCTCGAAAACCCTTCCATCCTCGACATCGCTCCCGCGGAGCCGAAGTCGGTGGAGGAGACGGGGCTCAAGATGGGCCTGCTCGCGGACATCGCCCTGAAGTACCTGTACTACGCGGGTACGGGCACGGGCATGGGCATCGCGGACGAGATGCGGCTGCCCTGGCCCGGCGTCATCGAGCGGGTGGTGGACTTCCTCACCACGGAGAAGCTGGTGGACCTGCGCGGCGGCAAGGGCTTCGGCCGCGCGTCCGTGGAGTTCATCCTCACGGAGAAGGGCCGCGAGTACGCCCGCGACGCGCTCACGCGCACCACCTACGTGGGCCCCGCCCCGGTGCCCATCGAGCAGTACAACGCCCTCATCTCCAGCCAGACGGAGGAGACGCCCGTCGTCAGCCAGGAGGAGCTGGTGATGGCGCTCAGCCACCTCACCGTCCCCGCGGAGCTGATGGACAAGCTGGGCCCCGCGGTGAACTCCGGCCGCTCCCTGTTCCTCTACGGCCCCCCGGGCAACGGCAAGACGAGCCTCGCGGAGGCCGTCTCCCACATGTTCGGCGGCGAGGTCTACGTCCCCCACTGCCTGGAGATCGGCAACCAGATCATCCAGGTCCACGACCACCTCATCCACACCCCCGTCCCCCTGGAGATGGGCCGCGACGCCAACGGGCGCCGGCAGACCTTCGAGATGGACAACCGGTGGATGCTCTGCCGCCGGCCCGCCGTCGTCGTCGGCGGCGAGCTCACCCTGGAGACGCTCGACCTCATCTATTCGGAGAGCACCCGCTTCTACGAGGCCCCGTTCCAGGTGAAGGCCAACGGCGGCATGCTCCTCATCGACGACTTCGGCCGCCAGAAGGTGCACCCCACCGACCTGCTCAACCGGTGGATCGTCCCCCTCGAGAAGCGCGTCGACTTCCTCACCCTCCACACCGGCAAGAAGTTCGAGATTCCCTTCGATCAGCTCCTGGTTTTCTCGACCAACCTGGATCCAAAGGAACTGGTGGACGAGGCGTTCCTGCGGCGCATCAAGTACAAGATCGAGGTCGGCAACCCCGACGAGGAGTCCTACCGGGAGATCTTCCGTCGGGTGTGCGAGGCGGCGGGCATCCCCTACGTGGACCAGGCCGTCACCTACCTCGTCGAGCACTATTACAAGCCGAGGACCATGCAACTTCGGGCCTGCCATCCCCGAGACTTGGTGGGACTCATCAAGGACGCGGCTCGCTATCGTCAAATCCCTCCGGCCCTTTCCAAGGACCTGCTGGACCAGGCGTGCGAGGTCTTCCTCGTCAATCTGTAA
- a CDS encoding branched-chain amino acid transaminase: MSSTSSNVLRADQIWLDGKLVKWDEGHVHVMTHALHYGLGVFEGIRAYRTHDGRLAVFRLREHIRRLLDSAHIVLLKMPYTEDELVEACLDLLRKQKDLFANGAYLRPVAFMGDGAMGLGAVNPTRVAITAWDWGAYLGDKGIREGIRAKVSSFTRMHVNVNMVRGKISGQYVNSILAKREAVMAGYDEAILLDISGFVAEASGENIFMVNKKGVIKTPPLSSPILDGITRDTVLKLLRDSGRTVDEVTFTRDALYISNEVFFTGTAAEITPVREVDDRTVGTGKPGPIGQFVQETYFRVVRGQEPRYAEWLTYV, from the coding sequence ATGAGCTCGACCTCGTCAAACGTGTTGCGTGCGGATCAGATCTGGCTCGACGGGAAACTGGTCAAATGGGACGAGGGCCACGTCCACGTGATGACGCACGCGCTGCACTATGGGCTGGGCGTCTTCGAGGGCATCCGGGCCTATCGCACGCACGACGGCCGGCTGGCCGTCTTTCGACTGCGAGAGCACATCCGGCGGCTATTGGATTCGGCGCACATCGTCCTGCTGAAGATGCCGTACACGGAGGACGAGCTGGTCGAGGCGTGCCTGGACCTGCTGCGCAAGCAGAAGGACCTGTTCGCCAACGGCGCCTACCTGCGGCCGGTGGCCTTCATGGGTGATGGCGCCATGGGGCTGGGCGCGGTGAATCCCACGCGCGTGGCCATCACCGCCTGGGACTGGGGCGCGTACCTGGGCGACAAGGGCATCCGCGAGGGCATCCGCGCCAAGGTGAGCTCCTTCACGCGCATGCACGTCAACGTGAACATGGTGCGCGGGAAGATCTCCGGCCAGTACGTCAACTCCATCCTCGCCAAGCGCGAGGCGGTGATGGCCGGCTACGACGAGGCCATCCTCCTGGACATCAGCGGCTTCGTGGCGGAGGCGTCCGGCGAGAACATCTTCATGGTGAACAAGAAGGGCGTCATCAAGACCCCGCCCCTGTCCTCGCCCATCCTCGACGGCATCACCCGCGACACGGTGCTCAAGCTCCTGCGCGACAGCGGCCGCACCGTGGACGAGGTCACCTTCACCCGCGACGCCCTCTACATCAGCAACGAGGTCTTCTTCACCGGCACCGCGGCCGAAATCACCCCGGTGCGGGAAGTGGACGACCGCACCGTGGGCACCGGCAAGCCCGGCCCCATCGGCCAGTTCGTGCAGGAGACGTACTTCCGCGTCGTCCGGGGCCAGGAGCCGCGCTACGCGGAGTGGCTCACCTACGTCTGA
- a CDS encoding patatin-like phospholipase family protein: protein MLLKERFQITRPLEEMELALVRAVLAEPGMLDAREEATLRTALSLARLYKVPHGGRDVGVGAHLTPFREEVERRLSPIFRGPLRPTRDRLVPHVRDLREHAARARDGVLARLRGRVPPEALDRELRHKELVLVTGGGGGTAFVYLGVMNLLAEHGLQPKLLAGASMGAVLGVLRSRMARFDATEMINIVRGLSFRKLFRFISTESRYGLPAALRLFLRAGLGRFFDAGPGGGGLRLKDLPVPTLISVGGIRRGMLPRPLEYYERLLGTSPLALLNPVGVTRRIQEAMSGIAELFTRPEITVRLHLGADDTTSEFDALDAAGFSSALPGVIHYDVLREDPRMHSLLDGLLAHHHVARLIDGGLVDNLPAKAAWKAVAKGRIGTRNTFILALDGFAPRLATPFWLPLQRLAAMTVAPNVPYAHLVKRFSRTLSPLEVVPSVELASKALHFGRKAMAEDMPLVCRMLTPLPHVL, encoded by the coding sequence GTGCTCCTGAAGGAACGATTCCAGATCACCCGCCCGCTGGAGGAGATGGAGCTGGCGCTCGTGCGCGCCGTCCTGGCGGAGCCGGGGATGCTCGACGCGCGGGAGGAGGCGACGCTGCGCACCGCCCTGTCGCTCGCGCGCCTCTACAAGGTCCCGCACGGCGGGCGGGATGTCGGCGTGGGCGCCCACCTGACGCCCTTCCGCGAGGAGGTCGAGCGACGGCTCTCCCCCATCTTCCGCGGCCCCTTGCGCCCGACGAGGGATCGGCTCGTGCCCCACGTGCGGGACCTGCGCGAGCACGCCGCGCGAGCCCGGGACGGCGTGCTCGCCCGCCTGCGGGGCCGCGTCCCTCCGGAGGCGCTGGACCGGGAGCTGCGCCACAAGGAGCTGGTGCTGGTGACGGGTGGCGGCGGAGGCACGGCCTTCGTCTACCTGGGCGTGATGAACCTGCTGGCCGAGCACGGGCTGCAGCCGAAGCTGCTGGCGGGCGCGTCCATGGGCGCCGTGCTCGGGGTGCTGCGCTCGCGCATGGCGCGCTTCGACGCCACGGAGATGATCAACATCGTCCGGGGCCTGTCCTTCCGGAAGCTCTTCCGCTTCATCTCCACGGAGAGCCGCTACGGGCTGCCCGCGGCGCTGCGGCTGTTCCTGCGCGCGGGCCTGGGGCGCTTCTTCGACGCGGGACCCGGCGGCGGGGGCCTGCGCCTCAAGGACCTGCCCGTCCCCACCCTCATCTCCGTGGGCGGCATCCGCCGCGGCATGCTCCCCCGCCCCCTGGAGTATTACGAGCGCCTCTTGGGCACCAGCCCCCTGGCGCTGCTCAACCCCGTCGGCGTCACCCGCCGCATCCAGGAGGCCATGAGCGGCATCGCGGAGCTGTTCACCCGCCCCGAAATCACCGTGCGCCTCCACCTGGGCGCCGACGACACCACCTCGGAGTTCGACGCGCTCGACGCCGCGGGCTTCTCCTCCGCCCTGCCCGGCGTCATCCACTATGACGTGCTGCGCGAGGACCCCCGCATGCACTCGCTCCTCGACGGCCTGCTGGCCCACCACCACGTCGCGCGCCTCATCGACGGGGGCCTCGTCGACAACCTCCCCGCGAAGGCCGCCTGGAAGGCCGTGGCCAAGGGCCGCATCGGCACCCGCAACACGTTCATCCTCGCCCTGGACGGCTTCGCGCCGCGGCTGGCCACCCCCTTCTGGCTCCCCCTCCAGCGCCTCGCGGCCATGACGGTGGCACCCAACGTCCCCTACGCGCACCTCGTCAAACGCTTCTCCCGCACCCTCTCCCCCCTCGAGGTCGTCCCCTCCGTCGAGCTCGCCTCCAAGGCCCTCCACTTCGGACGCAAGGCCATGGCCGAGGACATGCCCCTCGTGTGCCGCATGCTCACGCCGCTGCCGCACGTGTTGTGA
- a CDS encoding AAA family ATPase, giving the protein MSTPSTAEVRAFRSVADAEQHLEQVGYLPSPEIATAAYLADRMEKPILVEGPAGVGKTELARAMAAALGRELIRLQCYEGLDEAKALYEWEYAKQLLYTQLLKDKIGEMVQGTTSLSEAADRLASGDAVFFSERFLLPRPILRAQLSERPALLLVDEIDKADPEFEAFLLEVLSDNAVTIPELGTFRAKHIPRVLLTSNAARELSDALKRRCLHLHIDFPDRERELRIVRSRLPHVPQVLAEQVVEAVAAIRALDLKKAPSISETLDWAQSLVLLNAEQLTSDVVASTLNLVLKYEGDIEKARANLPQIAQA; this is encoded by the coding sequence GTGAGCACCCCTTCGACAGCAGAGGTCCGCGCCTTCCGGAGCGTGGCGGACGCGGAGCAGCACCTGGAGCAGGTGGGATACCTGCCCTCCCCTGAAATCGCCACGGCGGCCTACCTGGCGGACCGGATGGAGAAGCCCATCCTGGTGGAAGGCCCCGCGGGCGTGGGGAAGACAGAGCTGGCGCGCGCCATGGCGGCGGCGCTGGGCCGCGAGCTCATCCGGCTCCAGTGCTACGAGGGCCTGGACGAGGCCAAGGCCCTGTACGAGTGGGAGTACGCCAAGCAGCTGCTCTACACCCAGCTGCTCAAGGACAAGATCGGGGAGATGGTGCAGGGCACCACGTCGCTCTCGGAGGCGGCGGACCGGCTCGCCTCGGGCGACGCGGTGTTCTTCTCCGAGCGCTTCCTGCTGCCCCGGCCCATCCTGCGCGCCCAGCTGTCCGAACGCCCCGCCCTGCTGCTGGTGGACGAAATCGACAAGGCGGACCCGGAGTTCGAGGCCTTCCTGCTGGAGGTCCTCAGCGACAACGCCGTCACCATCCCCGAACTGGGCACCTTCCGCGCGAAGCACATCCCCCGCGTGCTGCTGACGTCCAACGCCGCCCGGGAGCTGTCGGACGCGCTCAAGCGCCGCTGCCTGCACCTGCACATCGACTTCCCGGACCGCGAGCGCGAGCTGCGCATCGTCCGTTCGCGCCTGCCCCACGTCCCGCAGGTGCTCGCCGAGCAGGTGGTGGAGGCGGTGGCCGCCATCCGCGCGCTCGACCTCAAGAAGGCGCCCTCCATCAGCGAGACGCTGGACTGGGCGCAGAGCCTGGTGCTGCTCAACGCCGAGCAGCTCACGTCGGACGTGGTGGCGTCCACGCTCAACCTCGTCCTCAAGTACGAGGGCGACATCGAGAAGGCCCGGGCCAACCTGCCGCAGATCGCCCAGGCGTGA